A section of the Roseomonas marmotae genome encodes:
- a CDS encoding serine hydrolase domain-containing protein — MVIAQNETVDEDCGDWPVWQAAEDAGWSSTGLAALRAEAEKTDTAALMVVVRGRVLHAQGRVATRFNIHSIRKSLLSALIGIHVAEGRIDLEATLEQLGIDDRQGLTAREKLATVLDLLCARSGIYHPSGYESPWMLSIKPARHSAGPGTTWCYNNWDFNALGTIFRQCTDADIFSDFAERIGRPCGMRDFVPARDGEYVELPDSQHPAYPFRMTARDLARFGQMMLEEGQGIVPRDWARLSVLPISEAGHRGAYGYMWWVSRAGIMLPQVIVPKGTYTAMGVGGHYVMVIPALDAVVVHRVDTDRPGTSVSKTQYGRLISLLLAAAPR, encoded by the coding sequence ATGGTTATTGCGCAGAATGAGACGGTTGACGAGGATTGTGGTGATTGGCCAGTTTGGCAAGCGGCGGAAGATGCCGGCTGGTCCAGCACCGGCCTGGCCGCCCTGCGCGCCGAGGCGGAGAAGACCGACACCGCCGCGCTGATGGTCGTGGTGCGCGGCCGCGTGCTGCATGCCCAGGGCCGGGTCGCGACCCGCTTCAACATCCATTCCATCCGCAAGAGCCTGCTCTCCGCCCTGATCGGCATCCATGTCGCCGAGGGACGCATCGACCTCGAGGCGACGCTGGAGCAACTGGGCATCGATGACCGGCAGGGCCTGACGGCGCGGGAGAAGCTGGCCACGGTCCTGGACCTGCTCTGCGCCCGCTCCGGCATCTATCATCCCAGCGGCTATGAATCGCCCTGGATGCTGTCGATCAAGCCGGCGCGGCACAGCGCCGGGCCCGGCACCACCTGGTGCTACAACAACTGGGACTTCAACGCGCTGGGCACGATCTTCCGCCAGTGCACCGATGCCGACATCTTCTCCGATTTCGCGGAGCGGATCGGCCGCCCCTGCGGCATGCGGGACTTCGTCCCGGCACGGGACGGGGAATATGTGGAGCTGCCGGATTCCCAGCACCCCGCCTATCCCTTCCGCATGACGGCGCGGGACCTGGCGCGCTTCGGGCAGATGATGCTGGAAGAAGGCCAGGGCATCGTGCCGCGGGACTGGGCACGACTGAGCGTGCTGCCTATTTCAGAGGCCGGCCACCGTGGCGCCTATGGCTATATGTGGTGGGTCTCGCGTGCCGGCATCATGCTGCCGCAGGTTATCGTTCCCAAAGGCACCTATACCGCCATGGGCGTGGGCGGGCATTATGTCATGGTCATCCCGGCGCTGGATGCCGTGGTGGTGCACCGCGTCGATACGGACCGCCCCGGCACCTCGGTCTCCAAGACCCAGTATGGCCGCCTGATCTCCCTGTTGCTGGCCGCCGCGCCGCGCTGA